The Paraburkholderia sp. ZP32-5 genome includes a window with the following:
- a CDS encoding NAD(P)H-dependent flavin oxidoreductase produces MNEGSFVTPFARRFQMRVPVVQAPMAGGATTPALVAAVSNAGGLGFLAGAALSPEKIASEVAAIRALTDRPFGVNLFVLDPASPDDATVRRALAAIDPLRADLGLPPGKPLDRYGPDFRAQLDTLIELRVPVAGFTFGLLPAADVERLHASGAYVVGTATHVAEGIAWRDVGADAIAAQGAEAGAHRGTFIGSFEDALVGTMALVPQLVDATGLPILAAGGIMDGRGIVAALALGAQAAVMGTAFLTCRESAIPEVWKTRVRGMSDTATEVTRAITGRHARGIRNPLMRRLSETADSIAPYPVQNALTQELRQNAGRAQNGDYLSLWAGQGAPLGRARAEGLGAAELMAQLDDEWRASTARVAAFKG; encoded by the coding sequence ATGAATGAAGGCAGTTTCGTGACGCCGTTTGCCAGGCGTTTTCAGATGCGCGTGCCGGTCGTGCAGGCGCCGATGGCCGGCGGCGCGACCACACCGGCACTGGTGGCGGCGGTCTCGAACGCGGGCGGACTCGGCTTTCTTGCGGGCGCGGCGCTGTCGCCCGAGAAGATCGCGAGCGAAGTCGCGGCGATTCGCGCGCTGACGGATCGCCCGTTCGGCGTGAACCTGTTCGTGCTCGATCCCGCATCGCCCGACGATGCCACCGTGCGCCGCGCGCTCGCGGCAATCGATCCGCTGCGCGCCGATCTCGGCCTTCCGCCGGGCAAGCCGCTCGATCGCTACGGGCCGGACTTTCGCGCGCAACTCGACACGCTGATCGAACTGCGCGTGCCGGTCGCCGGCTTCACGTTCGGCTTGCTGCCGGCGGCGGATGTCGAACGTCTGCACGCGAGCGGCGCCTATGTGGTCGGCACGGCGACGCATGTCGCCGAAGGCATCGCGTGGCGCGACGTCGGCGCCGATGCGATCGCCGCGCAAGGCGCCGAGGCGGGCGCGCATCGCGGCACGTTCATCGGCTCGTTCGAAGACGCACTGGTCGGCACGATGGCGCTCGTGCCGCAGCTCGTCGACGCGACCGGGCTGCCGATACTCGCAGCCGGCGGCATCATGGACGGCCGCGGCATCGTCGCCGCACTCGCGCTCGGCGCGCAGGCGGCGGTGATGGGCACCGCATTTCTCACCTGCCGCGAGAGCGCGATTCCCGAAGTATGGAAAACCCGCGTACGCGGCATGTCCGATACGGCGACGGAGGTGACGCGCGCGATCACCGGCCGTCATGCGCGCGGCATCCGCAATCCGCTGATGCGGCGTCTGAGCGAAACGGCGGACAGCATCGCGCCGTATCCGGTGCAAAACGCGTTGACGCAGGAATTGCGGCAAAACGCGGGCCGCGCGCAGAACGGCGATTATCTGTCGCTGTGGGCCGGGCAGGGCGCGCCGCTCGGGCGGGCGCGCGCCGAAGGTTTGGGCGCCGCCGAACTGATGGCGCAACTCGACGACGAATGGCGGGCGTCCACCGCGCGTGTCGCCGCATTCAAAGGCTGA